Genomic segment of Actinomycetota bacterium:
CGAGCCGCGCCACCTGTTCCGACGCGTCGGGCTGGCGGACCTCGTCGGGGACCGGCCCGAACGCCGGGAGGTCGCCGACCACGCTGAGTTGGCCGGTGGTGATGCTGACGCGGTCGAGCTGGAACATCAACCCGACCCCGAGCGCCACCGAGGCCACCACGCGCAACGCTGCGACCTTGGCGGGGGTCCGCGGGTCACCGGTCCCGTACAGCGCCGACTGCAGCAACCGCGACGAGGCGCTGGCGATCAGGCCGACCGCGTACCCGGCCAGCACGACCCAGACCTGCAGGCTGTCGGTGCGGTCGAACTGTCCACGCTGGTACAGCGCCCCGACGATGAGGTCGCCGATCGCCAGGAACCCGACCACCGTCGGGACGACGAACACCGCGATGCGGCCCAGACCCTCGTTCAGGCGCGACCGCAGTTGTTCGCGGCTGTCCGACTGCATGCTGGACACCTCCGGCAACTCCGCCGCCGCGACCGCCATCCCGAACAGGCTGATCGGCAGGACGTAGAGCGTCTGGCTGAACCGCAGCGCCGCCAGGGCTCCCACCGCCAGGAAACTGGCCAGGAACTGGTCGGCGTAGGCCGACAGCTGCACCACGCCCCGACCGCCGACCACCGGCGCGAACGCCCGGGCGACCTGCCGCACGCCGGGCAGGTCCGTCCGCAGCGACGGTCGTACCCCGCGCGCGACGCGCAGCACCCACGGCAGCTGCACCAGGAACTGCAGCGCCCCGCCGAGGACGGTTCCCCACGCCAACGCGGTGACGAGTGCGATCTCCGCCGAGCGGGCCTCCAGTCCGGTGCCCAGCGCCTCGGCGTAGACGGTGGCGCCCAACGCGACGAGCACGCCGATCTGCGCCCCGTTCCACAGCACCGGTGCGACGTAGGACATGAAGAACCGCCGGTGGCTGTTCAGCACGCCCAGGCACCAGGCCGACAGGACCAGGAACCCGATCCCCGGCGTGATGATCCGGGTCAGGCGGACGGTCAGCGCGAACGTCGCGGGCGCCAGACCGGGAGCCAGGACCGCGGTGATCGGTCGGGCGAACACCACTCCCACCAGGACGAGCCCACCGGCGAGAGCGGTCAACAGCCCGGCGGTCGCGCCCGCGACACGGCCGGCCTCCTCTTCGCGGCCCTCAGCCAGGAGACGGCTGTAGACAGGGATGAACGAGGCCGACAGCACGCCCTCGCCCAGGAGGTTCTGCATCAGGTTGGGGATCCGGAAGGCGGCCGAGAACGCGTCCGCAGCGAACCCGAGCCCGAAGAAGTGGCTGATGGTGCCTTCGCGGACGAGGCCGCTGATGCGCGACAAGAAGATCCCCGCCGCAACCACCGCCGAGTTGCGACGGGTGGAGACGGACGGCGCGACGGCGATGTCGTCGTGGGAGGCTTCGACGGTGTCGTCGGTGGACGGAGCCTCCTCCACGGCAACCTCCCATCACCGGCGGAACCGTACCGGGACGCCACAGCGCGCCCGGGAACTCACAGGTCACCGGCGCCTCGGGTGGCGTATGGTCTTCAGGCGCCGATGTCCGACCTTCGTTTCACCGTCGACCCGCTCCTCGACCGCGGTACGCGCGACGCCTTGATCGCGCTCTGGGTCGATGTCACTAACGCCGGCGGGGCGGTGGGGTTCGTGCCGCCCGTGTCCGCCGCGGACGTCCGCCCGGTCGCCGAGGAGGCGTTCGACCGGGTCGCCGCCGGGCACGA
This window contains:
- the murJ gene encoding murein biosynthesis integral membrane protein MurJ, producing the protein MEEAPSTDDTVEASHDDIAVAPSVSTRRNSAVVAAGIFLSRISGLVREGTISHFFGLGFAADAFSAAFRIPNLMQNLLGEGVLSASFIPVYSRLLAEGREEEAGRVAGATAGLLTALAGGLVLVGVVFARPITAVLAPGLAPATFALTVRLTRIITPGIGFLVLSAWCLGVLNSHRRFFMSYVAPVLWNGAQIGVLVALGATVYAEALGTGLEARSAEIALVTALAWGTVLGGALQFLVQLPWVLRVARGVRPSLRTDLPGVRQVARAFAPVVGGRGVVQLSAYADQFLASFLAVGALAALRFSQTLYVLPISLFGMAVAAAELPEVSSMQSDSREQLRSRLNEGLGRIAVFVVPTVVGFLAIGDLIVGALYQRGQFDRTDSLQVWVVLAGYAVGLIASASSRLLQSALYGTGDPRTPAKVAALRVVASVALGVGLMFQLDRVSITTGQLSVVGDLPAFGPVPDEVRQPDASEQVARLGAAGLSLAAGVTAWLEWRLLRRTIRDRVGDVRLAGGQLPAMLVAAAGGLVVALAIRPLVAGLPMLAAAPIAVAATGVTYLAVAYALGIPEVRKLTRRAIRIIRR